Proteins co-encoded in one Pseudomonas beijingensis genomic window:
- a CDS encoding ABC-type transport auxiliary lipoprotein family protein, whose amino-acid sequence MKPSNRFIRPLLLLAGFALAGGCSILPKAEPSDVYRLPATQAPISAGTPVSWSLRLASPQTSEVLNSPKIAVIPQGNLFSSYAASRWSDPAPVLLRNRLLDGFAQDGRVWLLSVADSNLQADLELGGQLQAFQTEYQGTAASVVIRLDALLVRGFDQRILASRRFEVRQPLSDVKVPAVVDGFGRAGDRLTAEVVAWTLEQGQRFATPTQP is encoded by the coding sequence ATGAAGCCGTCCAACCGGTTTATCCGCCCTCTTCTCTTGCTGGCAGGATTTGCCCTGGCAGGTGGTTGCTCGATTTTGCCCAAGGCCGAACCTTCGGATGTGTATCGCTTGCCGGCCACCCAGGCCCCGATATCTGCGGGCACGCCGGTGAGCTGGTCGCTGCGACTGGCCAGCCCCCAGACCAGCGAGGTGCTCAACAGCCCGAAAATAGCGGTGATTCCCCAGGGCAATCTGTTCAGCAGTTACGCCGCCTCGCGCTGGAGCGACCCAGCCCCGGTGCTGTTGCGCAACCGCCTGCTCGATGGTTTTGCCCAGGACGGGCGCGTCTGGCTGTTGAGCGTCGCCGACAGCAACCTGCAAGCGGACCTGGAACTGGGCGGACAACTGCAGGCGTTCCAGACCGAATACCAGGGCACAGCGGCCAGCGTGGTGATTCGCCTGGACGCACTGTTGGTGCGCGGGTTCGACCAACGCATCCTGGCCAGTCGCCGTTTTGAAGTGCGCCAGCCGTTGAGCGATGTGAAAGTGCCGGCGGTTGTGGACGGTTTTGGCCGGGCCGGTGACCGGCTGACGGCCGAAGTGGTGGCCTGGACATTGGAGCAAGGCCAGCGTTTCGCAACGCCGACCCAACCCTAG
- the gltP gene encoding glutamate/aspartate:proton symporter GltP — protein MKKARLSLAWQILIGLVLGIALGALLNHFSAEKAWWISNVLQPAGDIFIRLIKMIVIPIVISSLIVGIAGVGDAKKLGRIGLKTILYFEIVTTIAIVVGLLLANFFQPGSGIDMSTLGTVDISKYQATAAEVQHEHAFIQTILNLIPSNIFAAVARGEMLPIIFFSVLFGLGLSSLQSDLREPLVKMFQGVSESMFKVTHMIMQYAPIGVFALIAVTVANFGFASLLPLAKLVILVYVAIAFFAFVVLGLIARLFGFSVLKLMRIFKDELVLAYSTASSETVLPRVIEKMEAYGAPKAICSFVVPTGYSFNLDGSTLYQSIAAIFIAQLYGIDLSISQQLLLVLTLMVTSKGIAGVPGVSFVVLLATLGSVGIPLEGLAFIAGVDRIMDMARTALNVIGNALAVLVIARWEGMYDDAKGQRYWNSLPHWRSKEPLPAGETSSR, from the coding sequence CTAAGCCTCGCCTGGCAGATCCTCATCGGTCTGGTGCTGGGGATTGCATTGGGCGCGCTGCTCAACCATTTCAGTGCCGAGAAGGCCTGGTGGATCAGCAACGTACTGCAACCGGCGGGCGACATCTTTATCCGCCTGATCAAGATGATCGTGATCCCGATCGTGATTTCCTCGCTGATCGTCGGCATTGCCGGGGTCGGTGACGCCAAGAAACTCGGGCGTATCGGCCTCAAGACCATCCTTTACTTCGAAATCGTCACCACCATCGCCATCGTCGTCGGCCTGCTGCTGGCCAACTTCTTCCAGCCGGGCAGCGGCATCGACATGAGCACCCTGGGCACGGTGGACATTTCCAAGTACCAGGCCACGGCCGCGGAAGTCCAGCATGAACATGCGTTCATCCAGACCATCCTCAACTTGATCCCGTCGAACATCTTCGCCGCCGTCGCCCGTGGCGAGATGCTGCCGATCATTTTCTTCTCCGTCTTGTTCGGCCTGGGCCTGTCCAGCCTGCAATCGGACCTGCGCGAACCGCTGGTGAAAATGTTCCAGGGCGTGTCGGAAAGCATGTTCAAAGTCACCCACATGATCATGCAATACGCGCCGATCGGTGTGTTCGCCCTGATCGCGGTGACGGTCGCCAACTTCGGCTTCGCCTCCCTTCTGCCTCTGGCGAAACTGGTGATCCTGGTTTACGTCGCCATCGCCTTCTTCGCTTTCGTGGTGCTGGGCCTGATCGCCCGCCTGTTCGGCTTCTCGGTGCTCAAGCTGATGCGCATCTTCAAGGATGAGTTGGTGCTGGCCTACTCCACCGCCAGTTCCGAAACCGTGCTGCCGCGGGTGATCGAGAAGATGGAAGCCTACGGCGCGCCGAAAGCCATCTGCAGCTTCGTGGTGCCCACCGGCTACTCGTTCAACCTCGACGGTTCGACCCTGTACCAGAGCATCGCGGCGATTTTCATCGCTCAGCTGTATGGCATCGACTTGTCCATCAGCCAGCAGTTGCTACTGGTGCTGACCCTGATGGTCACCTCCAAAGGCATCGCTGGCGTACCGGGCGTGTCGTTCGTGGTGCTGCTGGCCACCTTGGGCAGCGTGGGCATTCCGCTGGAAGGCCTGGCCTTCATCGCCGGTGTCGACCGCATCATGGACATGGCCCGTACCGCGCTGAACGTCATCGGCAACGCCCTGGCCGTGTTGGTCATCGCCCGTTGGGAAGGCATGTACGACGATGCCAAGGGCCAGCGCTACTGGAACTCTCTGCCGCACTGGCGCAGCAAGGAGCCGCTGCCGGCGGGGGAAACTTCCAGCCGTTGA
- a CDS encoding MlaD family protein encodes METRAHHVLIGLFTVIVVAGALLFGLWLAKSNVDSEFKYYEVVFNEAVSGLSRGSSVEYSGIKVGDVVNLRLDPNDPRRVLAQVRLSGETPVKQDTQAKLALTGITGTSIIQLSGGTPQSPALTGHDGEPPVIIAAPSPIARLLNNSDDLMTSINLLLHNANEVFSSDNVQSLGKTLEHLEQTTGVIAEQRGDIRQAMQQLASIGKQASAALEQTTALMRNANGLLNDQGKQAFGNAGQAMQSLARSTATLDKLLSDNRDSLNNGMQGLNALAPAVRELRETLSALRGISRRLDANPSGYLLGNDKDKEFTP; translated from the coding sequence ATGGAAACCCGAGCCCATCATGTGTTGATCGGCCTGTTCACCGTCATTGTGGTGGCCGGCGCCCTGCTGTTTGGCCTGTGGCTGGCCAAGTCCAACGTGGACAGTGAATTCAAGTATTACGAAGTGGTGTTCAACGAGGCGGTCAGCGGGCTGTCCCGGGGCAGCTCGGTGGAGTACAGCGGGATCAAGGTCGGCGACGTCGTCAATCTGCGCCTGGACCCGAACGACCCGCGCCGGGTGTTGGCACAGGTGCGCTTGAGCGGGGAAACACCGGTCAAGCAAGACACCCAGGCCAAGCTGGCATTGACCGGCATCACCGGCACCTCGATTATCCAGCTCAGTGGCGGCACGCCCCAGAGCCCGGCGCTGACAGGGCACGACGGTGAACCGCCGGTGATCATCGCCGCACCCTCGCCCATCGCCCGCCTGCTCAACAACAGCGATGACTTGATGACCAGCATCAACCTGTTGCTGCACAACGCCAATGAGGTGTTTTCCTCGGACAACGTCCAAAGCCTGGGCAAGACGCTTGAGCATCTGGAGCAAACCACTGGGGTCATTGCCGAGCAGCGCGGCGATATTCGCCAGGCCATGCAGCAACTGGCGTCCATCGGCAAACAGGCCAGCGCCGCGCTGGAACAAACCACGGCGTTGATGCGCAACGCCAATGGTTTGCTCAACGACCAGGGCAAACAGGCGTTCGGCAACGCCGGCCAGGCCATGCAGTCCCTGGCTCGCAGCACCGCGACCCTCGACAAACTGTTGAGCGACAACCGCGATTCGTTGAATAACGGCATGCAAGGCCTCAATGCCCTGGCGCCAGCCGTGCGTGAGCTGCGCGAAACCCTGAGTGCCTTGCGGGGGATCTCCCGGCGCCTGGATGCCAACCCCAGCGGCTATTTGCTGGGCAATGACAAGGACAAGGAGTTCACGCCATGA
- a CDS encoding MlaE family ABC transporter permease, protein MTPGSHTGTARLDTSGSAAKLWVGGDWTLAHYAQLKRVSESLRGQYDENTLIDLNSLGALDTAGASLLVELLGSERLGKTAEHPDCSLPAAERALLQTVYCSLTDFCVPVKEPQVSVMTQLLTRIGRAVDKVWQDTLQLLGFVGLILETLARNLFRPKRWRMTAMVVHIEQTGLDAAPIVALLTFLVGAVVAFLGATVLADFGASIFTVDLVAFSFLREFGVLLTAILMAGRTASAFTAQIGSMKANEEIDAIRTLGLDPVELLVIPRVLALLVALPMLTFLAMLSGIIGGGVVCALSLGISPAMFLTLLQSDIGVQHFVVGMVKAPIFAFLIAAVGCLEGFKVSGSAESVGAHTTSSVVQSIFVVIVLDAVAALFFMEMNW, encoded by the coding sequence TCCCACACTGGCACTGCCCGGCTGGACACGTCGGGCTCTGCGGCGAAGCTCTGGGTCGGCGGCGACTGGACGCTGGCCCATTACGCGCAGCTCAAGCGCGTGAGCGAATCCTTGCGCGGCCAATACGACGAAAACACCCTGATCGACCTCAACAGCCTCGGCGCCCTCGACACCGCCGGGGCTTCGTTGCTGGTGGAACTGCTGGGGTCGGAACGGCTGGGCAAGACCGCCGAGCACCCCGATTGCAGCTTGCCGGCCGCCGAGCGAGCGCTGTTGCAGACGGTCTACTGCTCGCTGACGGACTTCTGTGTGCCGGTGAAAGAGCCGCAGGTCAGCGTGATGACCCAGTTGCTGACGCGTATCGGCCGCGCCGTGGACAAAGTCTGGCAAGACACCCTGCAACTGCTGGGTTTTGTCGGCCTGATCCTGGAAACCCTGGCCCGCAACCTGTTTCGCCCCAAGCGCTGGCGCATGACAGCGATGGTCGTTCATATCGAACAGACCGGCCTGGACGCGGCCCCCATCGTCGCCCTGCTGACGTTCCTGGTAGGCGCGGTGGTGGCGTTCCTCGGCGCGACGGTGCTGGCCGATTTTGGCGCCAGCATCTTTACCGTGGACCTGGTGGCGTTCTCGTTCCTGCGCGAATTCGGCGTTTTGCTCACGGCCATCCTCATGGCGGGCCGCACCGCCAGCGCGTTCACCGCGCAGATCGGCTCGATGAAGGCCAATGAAGAAATCGACGCGATCCGCACCCTTGGCCTCGATCCGGTCGAGTTGCTGGTGATTCCACGGGTGCTGGCGCTGTTGGTGGCGCTGCCGATGCTGACCTTCCTGGCCATGCTCTCCGGGATTATTGGTGGGGGTGTGGTCTGCGCTTTGTCGCTGGGTATTTCACCGGCCATGTTCCTGACGCTGTTGCAGTCAGACATCGGCGTGCAGCATTTCGTGGTGGGGATGGTCAAGGCGCCGATCTTTGCCTTCCTGATCGCTGCCGTGGGCTGCCTGGAAGGTTTCAAGGTCAGTGGCAGTGCCGAATCGGTCGGAGCTCACACCACCTCCAGCGTGGTGCAGTCGATTTTCGTGGTGATTGTGCTCGATGCCGTGGCCGCGCTGTTTTTCATGGAGATGAACTGGTGA
- a CDS encoding nucleoside recognition domain-containing protein → MLNGLWLGFFIVAAVSALAQWLIGGNAGIFAAMVESIFAMAKLSVEVMVLLFGTLTLWLGFLRIAEKAGIVDWLAKALGPLFLRLMPEVPAGHPAIGLITLNFAANGLGLDNAATPIGLKAMRALQDLNPSPTIASNAQILFLVLNASSLTLLPVTIFMYRAQQGAPDPTLVFLPILLATSASTLMGLLSVAFMQRLRLWDPVVLAYLIPGALVLGGFMALLATLSATALAGLSSVLGNLTLFGLIMLFLVVGALRKVKVYEAFVEGAKEGFDVAKSLLPYLVAMLCAVGVLRASGALDFGLDGIRHLVQWAGLDTRFVDALPTAMVKPFSGSAARAMLIETMKTSGVDSFPALVAATIQGSTETTFYVLAVYFGAVGIQRARHAVGCALLAELAGVVAAIGVCYWFFG, encoded by the coding sequence ATGCTCAATGGCCTGTGGCTTGGCTTCTTTATCGTGGCAGCCGTGTCGGCGCTGGCACAGTGGCTGATCGGCGGCAACGCCGGGATTTTCGCGGCCATGGTGGAAAGCATCTTCGCCATGGCCAAGCTGTCAGTGGAGGTGATGGTCCTGCTGTTCGGCACCTTGACCCTGTGGCTGGGCTTTCTGCGCATCGCCGAAAAGGCCGGCATCGTCGACTGGCTGGCCAAGGCCCTCGGCCCGCTGTTCCTGCGCTTGATGCCGGAAGTGCCCGCCGGCCACCCGGCCATTGGCCTGATCACCCTCAACTTCGCTGCCAACGGCCTGGGCCTGGACAACGCGGCCACCCCCATCGGCCTCAAGGCCATGCGCGCCCTGCAAGACCTCAACCCCAGCCCGACCATTGCCAGTAATGCGCAGATCCTGTTTCTGGTACTCAACGCCTCGTCGCTGACGCTGCTGCCGGTGACCATCTTCATGTACCGCGCCCAGCAAGGCGCGCCGGACCCAACCCTGGTGTTCCTGCCGATCCTGCTCGCCACCAGCGCCTCGACCCTGATGGGGCTGCTGTCCGTGGCGTTCATGCAGCGTCTGCGGCTGTGGGACCCGGTGGTGCTGGCTTACCTGATTCCGGGCGCGCTGGTGCTGGGCGGTTTCATGGCACTGTTGGCGACGCTCTCGGCCACGGCGCTGGCGGGGCTTTCATCGGTCCTCGGCAACCTGACGCTGTTTGGCCTGATCATGCTGTTCCTGGTGGTGGGGGCACTGCGCAAGGTCAAGGTGTATGAAGCCTTTGTCGAAGGCGCGAAAGAAGGGTTCGACGTGGCCAAGAGCCTGTTGCCGTACCTGGTAGCGATGCTCTGCGCCGTCGGCGTGCTGCGGGCTTCGGGGGCGCTGGATTTCGGCCTGGACGGTATCCGTCATCTGGTGCAGTGGGCCGGCCTGGACACCCGTTTCGTCGATGCCTTGCCGACCGCCATGGTCAAGCCATTCTCCGGCAGCGCCGCCCGGGCCATGCTGATCGAGACCATGAAGACTTCCGGCGTGGACAGCTTCCCGGCCCTGGTGGCGGCGACCATTCAGGGCAGCACCGAGACCACGTTCTACGTGCTGGCGGTCTATTTCGGTGCCGTGGGTATCCAGCGGGCGCGCCATGCCGTGGGCTGCGCGTTGCTGGCGGAGTTGGCGGGGGTCGTGGCGGCGATTGGCGTTTGCTACTGGTTCTTTGGCTGA
- a CDS encoding ABC transporter ATP-binding protein, producing MSQPLRPPTEAVIQVRGLCNRFGRQSVHENLDLDVYKGEILAVVGGSGSGKSVLLRSIVGLNRPSEGAVRVFGEDLPSLPPEQRSRVERRFGVLFQKGALFSSLTVTENVALPLIEHAGLSRADAEHLAAVKLALAGLPLSAADKYPASLSGGMIKRAALARALALDPDILFLDEPTAGLDPIGAAAFDQLILTLRDALGLSVFLVTHDLDTLYTITDRVAVLAQKKVLVADVIDKVSETDDAWIHEYFHGPRGRAALSTATSSNEV from the coding sequence GTGAGCCAACCCTTACGGCCGCCCACCGAGGCGGTGATTCAGGTGCGGGGCCTGTGCAATCGCTTTGGCCGCCAGAGCGTGCATGAAAACCTCGATCTGGATGTGTACAAGGGCGAGATTCTCGCCGTGGTCGGCGGCTCCGGCAGCGGCAAATCGGTGCTGCTGCGCAGCATCGTCGGCCTGAATCGGCCCAGCGAGGGTGCTGTGCGGGTGTTCGGCGAGGACTTGCCGAGCCTGCCCCCGGAACAACGTTCGCGGGTGGAACGGCGCTTTGGCGTGTTGTTCCAGAAAGGCGCGCTGTTTTCGTCACTGACCGTGACAGAAAACGTCGCCCTGCCACTGATCGAACACGCCGGGCTCAGCCGGGCCGACGCCGAGCACTTGGCGGCGGTGAAACTGGCGCTGGCCGGGCTGCCACTCTCGGCCGCCGACAAATACCCCGCCTCACTGTCCGGCGGCATGATCAAGCGCGCCGCCCTGGCCCGTGCGCTGGCCCTGGACCCGGACATCCTGTTTCTCGACGAACCCACCGCCGGCCTCGATCCCATCGGTGCGGCGGCGTTCGACCAGCTGATCCTGACACTGCGCGATGCCTTGGGCTTGAGCGTGTTCCTGGTCACCCACGACCTGGACACCCTCTACACCATCACCGATCGGGTGGCGGTACTGGCGCAGAAAAAAGTACTGGTGGCCGATGTCATCGACAAGGTGTCGGAAACCGACGATGCCTGGATTCACGAATACTTCCATGGCCCTCGCGGCCGCGCGGCGTTATCGACCGCTACATCATCCAACGAGGTTTGA